The Streptomyces sp. CC0208 genome window below encodes:
- the glyA gene encoding serine hydroxymethyltransferase has protein sequence MATSTSPTSPLSLPLSELDPDVADALAAELHRQQSTLEMIASENFAPAAVMEAQGSVLTNKYAEGYPGRRYYGGCEHVDVVERLAVARVKELFGAEAANVQPHSGAQANAAAMFALLNPGDTILGLDLAHGGHLTHGMRLNYSGKLYDVVPYHVRESDLRVDMDEVERLALAHRPKMIVAGWSAYPRQLDFAGFRRIADAVGAYLMVDMAHFAGLVAAGLHPSPVPYADVVTTTTHKTLGGPRGGVILSRADLAKKINSAVFPGQQGGPLEHVIAAKAVAFKVAAGEEFKERQRRTLRGAKILAGRLLADDVAEAGITVLTGGTEVHLILVDLRNSELDGKQAEDRLHRIGITVNRNAVPFDPRPPMVSSGLRIGTPALATRGFGETEFREVADIIAEALKRERPEDELRARVEKLAAAFPLYPHLDGGPA, from the coding sequence ATGGCAACGAGTACGTCGCCCACCTCGCCGCTCTCCCTCCCCCTCAGCGAACTCGACCCGGACGTCGCCGACGCTCTCGCCGCCGAGCTGCACCGCCAGCAGTCCACACTCGAGATGATCGCCTCCGAGAACTTCGCGCCCGCCGCCGTGATGGAGGCCCAGGGCTCGGTCCTGACCAACAAGTACGCCGAGGGCTACCCGGGCCGCCGCTACTACGGCGGCTGCGAGCACGTCGACGTCGTCGAGCGGCTGGCCGTCGCCCGCGTGAAGGAGCTCTTCGGCGCCGAGGCCGCGAACGTCCAGCCGCACTCGGGCGCCCAGGCCAACGCGGCCGCGATGTTCGCGCTGCTCAACCCCGGCGACACGATCCTCGGCCTCGACCTGGCGCACGGCGGGCACCTGACCCACGGCATGCGCCTCAACTACTCCGGCAAGCTGTACGACGTCGTCCCGTACCACGTGCGCGAGTCGGACCTGCGCGTCGACATGGACGAGGTGGAGCGGCTCGCCCTCGCACACCGGCCGAAGATGATCGTCGCGGGCTGGTCGGCCTACCCACGGCAGCTGGACTTCGCCGGGTTCCGCCGGATCGCCGACGCGGTGGGCGCGTACCTGATGGTGGACATGGCGCACTTCGCGGGACTGGTGGCCGCGGGCCTGCACCCGAGCCCGGTGCCGTACGCCGACGTCGTCACGACGACGACCCACAAGACCCTCGGCGGTCCGCGCGGCGGTGTCATCCTCAGCCGTGCCGACCTGGCCAAGAAGATCAACTCGGCGGTCTTCCCCGGTCAGCAGGGCGGTCCGCTGGAGCACGTGATCGCGGCGAAGGCGGTGGCCTTCAAGGTGGCGGCGGGCGAGGAGTTCAAGGAGCGCCAGCGGCGCACGCTGCGGGGCGCGAAGATCCTCGCCGGCCGGTTGCTGGCCGACGACGTGGCCGAGGCCGGGATCACCGTGCTGACCGGCGGCACCGAGGTCCACCTGATCCTGGTCGACCTGCGCAACTCCGAACTCGACGGGAAGCAGGCCGAGGACCGGCTGCACCGCATCGGCATCACCGTCAACCGCAACGCCGTGCCGTTCGACCCGCGCCCCCCGATGGTCTCCTCGGGCCTGCGGATCGGGACACCCGCCCTGGCCACCCGCGGCTTCGGCGAGACGGAGTTCCGCGAGGTCGCCGACATCATCGCCGAGGCCCTGAAGCGCGAACGCCCCGAGGACGAACTGCGCGCCCGGGTCGAGAAACTGGCCGCCGCCTTCCCGCTCTACCCCCACCTGGACGGAGGCCCGGCATGA
- a CDS encoding sarcosine oxidase subunit beta family protein, which yields MSAEPLPEHPDFLWRNPEPRSSYDVVIVGAGGHGLATAYYLAKNHGITNVAVLEKGWLAGGNMARNTTIIRSNYLWDESAAIYEHALKLWERLPEELDYDFLFSQRGVLNLAHTLQDVREGVRRVNANRLNGVDAEWLEPDEVAKVCPILNVSSRTRYPVLGATFQPRAGIAKHDHVAWALARRADELGVDLIQGCEVTGFLKDGDRVVGVDTNRGRIHAGRVGLAAAGHSSVLAERAGIRLPVQSHPLQALVSELHEPVHPTVVMSNHVHVYVSQAHKGELVMGAGVDSYNGYGQRGSFHVIEQQMAAAVELFPVFARAHVLRTWGGIVDVTPDASPIIGSTPVENLYVNCGWGTGGFKATPAAGWTFAHTIATGEPHPLNAPFALDRFTTGALIDEHGAAAVAH from the coding sequence ATGAGTGCCGAACCGCTGCCGGAGCACCCGGACTTCCTCTGGCGCAACCCCGAGCCGCGCTCCTCGTACGACGTCGTCATCGTCGGCGCGGGCGGTCACGGTCTCGCCACCGCCTACTACCTCGCCAAGAACCACGGCATCACCAACGTGGCCGTCCTGGAGAAGGGCTGGCTCGCGGGCGGCAACATGGCCCGCAACACCACGATCATCCGCTCCAACTACCTGTGGGACGAGAGCGCGGCCATCTACGAGCACGCGCTGAAGCTGTGGGAGCGGCTCCCGGAGGAGCTGGACTACGACTTCCTGTTCAGCCAGCGCGGAGTCCTCAACCTCGCGCACACCCTCCAGGACGTCCGCGAGGGCGTGCGCCGGGTCAACGCCAACCGCCTCAACGGAGTCGACGCCGAGTGGCTCGAACCCGACGAGGTCGCCAAGGTCTGCCCCATCCTCAACGTCTCGTCCCGCACCCGGTATCCGGTGCTCGGCGCCACCTTCCAGCCCCGGGCCGGCATCGCCAAGCACGACCACGTCGCCTGGGCGCTGGCCCGCCGCGCCGACGAACTGGGCGTGGACCTGATCCAGGGCTGCGAGGTCACCGGCTTCCTCAAGGACGGCGACCGGGTCGTGGGCGTCGACACCAACCGCGGCCGCATCCACGCCGGCCGGGTCGGTCTCGCCGCCGCCGGACACAGCAGCGTGCTGGCCGAGCGGGCGGGCATCCGGCTGCCGGTGCAGTCCCACCCGCTCCAGGCCCTGGTCTCCGAGCTGCACGAGCCGGTGCATCCGACCGTCGTCATGTCGAACCACGTCCACGTCTACGTCTCCCAGGCGCACAAGGGCGAGCTGGTGATGGGCGCGGGCGTCGACTCGTACAACGGCTACGGTCAGCGCGGCTCGTTCCATGTGATCGAGCAGCAGATGGCGGCCGCCGTCGAGCTGTTCCCGGTCTTCGCCAGGGCGCATGTGCTGCGCACCTGGGGCGGAATCGTCGACGTCACTCCGGACGCCTCGCCGATCATCGGCAGCACGCCCGTCGAGAACCTCTACGTCAACTGCGGCTGGGGCACCGGCGGTTTCAAGGCCACCCCGGCGGCCGGCTGGACCTTCGCGCACACCATCGCCACGGGCGAACCGCATCCGCTGAACGCTCCCTTCGCCCTCGACCGCTTCACGACCGGCGCGTTGATCGACGAACACGGCGCAGCAGCCGTGGCCCACTGA
- a CDS encoding sarcosine oxidase subunit delta — translation MLLITCPWCGPRNETEYRYGGQAHVPHPESPADLTDEQWAEYVFYRDNPKGPFAERWMHSVGCRRWFNVLRDTATHEVLTSYRLDEPRPGGNR, via the coding sequence GTGCTGCTGATCACCTGCCCATGGTGCGGGCCGCGGAACGAGACGGAGTACCGCTACGGCGGACAGGCCCATGTCCCCCATCCCGAGTCCCCCGCCGACCTCACCGACGAGCAGTGGGCCGAGTACGTCTTCTACCGCGACAACCCCAAGGGCCCCTTCGCGGAACGGTGGATGCACAGCGTCGGCTGCCGCCGCTGGTTCAACGTCCTGCGTGACACCGCCACCCACGAGGTGCTGACCTCGTACCGGCTCGACGAGCCACGCCCCGGAGGGAACCGATGA